In a single window of the Nicotiana tomentosiformis chromosome 8, ASM39032v3, whole genome shotgun sequence genome:
- the LOC104088816 gene encoding uncharacterized protein, which produces MSNDCEWRFKASSINKSQMFKVREFNDKHTCPLKNKVYEQRQASSSLIGGMIRSKLTNHKRKYTPKDIIDDVKSDLGVDVSYMLAWRAKEKAINFLRGEQADSYNKLLGYLYTMDMTYPGSHIRMVKSPKYEFMYVYISLYAFIKGFDHCIPIVIVDGSHLKSYYTGTFVSTNTLDGAGHILPPAYGVIDSENDAAWPWFFEQFKEAYGERENMCIVSDKSESIIKSVSRVYPAVPYFACIWHLWNNVYKKFKKSHSKLSEIYFSMAKAYTHAEFDGLMEKVVKVDIRVKEYLELAGYKKWARLYAPVNRG; this is translated from the exons atgtcAAATGATTGTGAATGGAGGTTTAAGGCTTCTAGCATTAACAAATCACAAATGTTCAAAGTGAGAGAGTTCAATGATAAGCATACATGTCCGTTGAAGAATAAGGTGTATGAGCAACGTCAAGCAAGTAGTAGTCTTATCGGTGGTATGATTAGGTCCAAGCTTACTAATCATAAGAGGAAATACACCCCAAAggatataattgatgatgtgaaatCAGATTTGGGTGTAGATGTTAGTTACATGTTGGCGTGGCGGGCTAAAGAAAAGGCAATAAATTTCTTGAGAGGCGAACAGGCTGATTCATACAATAAATTACTAGGGTACTTATATACAATGGATATGACATATCCTGGTTCGCACATTAGAATGGTAAAATCGCCAAAATATGAGTTCATGTATGTGTATATATCTTTGTATGCCTTTATAAAAGGGTTCGATCATTGTATACCCATTGTGATTGTGGATGGAAGCCACCTAAAATCGTATTACACCGGGACATTCGTCTCGACCAACACGTTGGATGGTGCAG GTCATATACTGCCACCAGCATATGGTGTTATTGATTCAGAGAACGATGCTGCTTGGCCGTGGTTCTTTGAACAATTCAAGGAAGCATATGGTGAGAGGGAAAACATGTGCATCGTTTCAGATAAGAGTGAGAGTATCATCAAATCTGTATCGAGAGTGTATCCAGCGGTACCATATTTTGCTTGTATATGGCATCTATGGAACAACGtatataaaaaattcaaaaagagtCATTCAAAGTTGAGCGAGATATACTTCTCGATGGCAAAAGCATACACACATGCTGAATTTGACGGTCTAATGGAGAAGGTGGTGAAGGTAGATATTAGGGTGAAAGAATACTTGGAATTAGCTGGATACAAAAAGTGGGCTAGGTTGTATGCACCTGTTAATAGGGGATAG